A genomic window from Pseudonocardia broussonetiae includes:
- the rlmN gene encoding 23S rRNA (adenine(2503)-C(2))-methyltransferase RlmN: MTSLPLVFDAPRRALPPRHLADLDPAERRAAVGELGLPGFRADQLARHYFGRFTADVEQMTDLPAAARDALRPLLPQLVTPVLEQACDDGTTRKTLWKGHDGTRAESVLMGYPDRATVCVSSQAGCGMACPFCATGQGGLERNMSTGEIVEQVRQAAAAARDGALGTPARLSNVVFMGMGEPLANYKRVVAAVRRITSPAPDGLGISARGVTVSTVGLVPAIDKLAAEGLPVTLAVSLHTPDDELRDTLVPVNNRWKVDEVLDAARRYATTTGRRVSIEYALIRDVNDHAWRADLLGKKLAQRIGKHRVHVNLIPLNPTPGSEWDASPRPVQDEFVRRVQAAGVACTVRDTRGREIAAACGQLAATGA; the protein is encoded by the coding sequence ATGACCTCCCTCCCGCTCGTCTTCGATGCGCCCCGCCGTGCGCTGCCGCCCCGTCACCTCGCCGACCTCGACCCCGCCGAGCGCCGTGCCGCGGTGGGCGAGCTCGGGCTGCCCGGCTTCCGCGCCGACCAGCTCGCCCGGCACTACTTCGGCCGGTTCACCGCCGACGTCGAGCAGATGACCGACCTGCCGGCCGCCGCCCGCGACGCGCTGCGCCCCCTGCTGCCGCAGCTGGTCACCCCGGTGCTGGAGCAGGCCTGCGACGACGGCACCACGCGCAAGACGCTGTGGAAGGGCCACGACGGCACGCGCGCCGAGTCGGTGCTGATGGGCTACCCCGACCGCGCCACCGTGTGCGTGTCGAGCCAGGCCGGCTGCGGGATGGCGTGCCCGTTCTGCGCCACCGGCCAGGGCGGGCTGGAGCGCAACATGTCGACGGGCGAGATCGTCGAGCAGGTCCGCCAGGCCGCCGCGGCCGCCCGCGACGGCGCGCTCGGCACCCCCGCGCGGCTGTCCAACGTCGTGTTCATGGGCATGGGCGAGCCGCTGGCCAACTACAAGCGCGTGGTCGCCGCGGTGCGGCGGATCACCTCGCCCGCGCCCGACGGCCTGGGGATCTCCGCGCGCGGCGTCACCGTCTCCACGGTGGGGCTGGTGCCGGCGATCGACAAGCTGGCCGCCGAGGGGCTGCCCGTCACGCTCGCCGTGTCCCTGCACACCCCCGACGACGAGCTGCGCGACACGCTCGTGCCGGTCAACAACCGGTGGAAGGTCGACGAGGTCCTCGACGCCGCGCGCCGCTACGCCACGACCACGGGGCGGCGGGTGTCGATCGAGTACGCGCTGATCCGCGACGTCAACGACCACGCGTGGCGCGCCGACCTGCTCGGCAAGAAGCTGGCGCAGCGCATCGGCAAGCACCGCGTGCACGTCAACCTCATCCCGCTCAACCCGACGCCGGGCAGCGAGTGGGACGCCTCGCCGCGCCCGGTGCAGGACGAGTTCGTCCGGCGCGTCCAGGCGGCCGGGGTGGCGTGCACGGTGCGCGACACCCGCGGCCGCGAGATCGCCGCCGCCTGCGGGCAGCTGGCCGCCACCGGGGCGTGA